A genomic window from Solanum dulcamara chromosome 11, daSolDulc1.2, whole genome shotgun sequence includes:
- the LOC129872627 gene encoding uncharacterized protein LOC129872627 translates to MELEAVLTLFDSCWFNLEILNKNSNSTPLSSYQKNPDDKIQENSPETVFDSPKLEIQIESQSDDLSYNSDSFSPDSVLQTTHFQPDFKRAELKKVKGRRRDQLRRKRTTKRGLTKSLSELEYEELKGFMDLGFEFSEEDINSSLVNIIPGLQKLRKNRDSDDDQQKVNFFEKSDKSRARPYLSEAWGVIEKTKKMNPLMNWKLPETRNEIDIKHSLKWWAHTVASSVKQPNRV, encoded by the coding sequence ATGGAACTTGAGGCTGTTCTTACCCTCTTCGATTCATGTTGGTTCAATCTCGAAATCcttaataaaaattcaaattcaaccCCTTTATCAAGTTACCAGAAAAACCCAGATGACaagattcaagaaaattcacctGAAACTGTATTTGATTCACCAAAATTAGAAATCCAAATCGAGTCACAAAGTGATGATTTGAGCTACAATTCAGATTCTTTCTCACCCGATTCAGTTCTTCAAACAACCCATTTTCAACCTGATTTTAAAAGGGCGGAACTGAAAAAAGTAAAGGGTAGAAGAAGGGATCAATTAAGGAGAAAAAGAACAACAAAAAGGGGTCTTACCAAGAGCTTATCAGAGCTAGAATATGAAGAGCTAAAAGGGTTTATGGATCTTGGATTTGAATTCTCAGAAGAAGATATAAATTCTAGTTTGGTTAATATTATTCCAGGTTTACAGAAATTGCGTAAAAACAGGGATAGTGATGATGATCAACAAAAAGTGAACTTTTTTGAGAAATCTGATAAGTCAAGAGCCAGGCCCTATCTTTCTGAAGCGTGGGGAGTTATTGAAAAGACGAAGAAAATGAATCCATTGATGAATTGGAAATTACCAGAAACAAGAAATGAAATTGACATCAAACATAGTCTCAAATGGTGGGCTCATACTGTTGCTTCCTCTGTTAAACAACCGAACAgagtttaa